From the Lepidochelys kempii isolate rLepKem1 chromosome 2, rLepKem1.hap2, whole genome shotgun sequence genome, one window contains:
- the DBF4 gene encoding protein DBF4 homolog A isoform X5, translating into MGFLEANYLLDGKICDIKIVKAAEELIPSGTILSNALSWGVKILHVDDIKNYLEQKKKELYLIKKASISVKDVGKRCGGQKSKSRLKNPFVKVEDRSCRYRPFYLQLSSFPVLNYSAPKPYSPFDIDKKNASGQKQTQSKQRNKTNSDQDCGGPVQLPLKDKKKKGYCECCMRKYEDLQTHLESEPHQNFAQSTQYQVVDDIISKFVYDFVDYRDDAQKMKRTKCIMGYFSPVIGNITKTDELKEQLKRQHISFRCYSWKDSKVQELKQDHQHTKVSQSSVQKLNSISEPVCSILPCHSSFPSKVVSKFKSNAENGKIEDSCALNLKETGLSPNFIQLPPQKDNKTYLENLSEFYGHSRNKVFEPEVTLNRKNLQGVQTKLYTRGLVTDSSEKDKNTSQPKRKLNNPFVLPAKYLKKTDANSAFTKKQLDFGVDNDPQREHHIVLKTETLSHCLSTSKATSECAIDSGPSSPSRKLHRKVKLSSGKNKRGNRKQNMELCVKQTDDLSVTEEKKNACCSPMQTLVELFQTSEVNSDFGGFTSYPEKKDSSCLKDIWEGQNANSLWSLFSSSSSTPFIGF; encoded by the exons ATGGGCTTTCTGGAAGCCAACTATCTTCTGGATGGAAAGATCTGTGACATAAAGATTGTGAAGGCAGCTGAG GAATTAATCCCTTCAGGTACTATACTATCCAATGCCTTGAGTTGGGGAGTGAAAATACTTCATGTTGATg ATATTAAAAATTATCTTGAGCAAAAGAAAAAGGAGCTCTACctgatcaagaaagcaagcattTCAGTCAAAGATGTG GGGAAACGATGTGGTGGTCAGAAATCAAAAA GTCGACTGAAAAATCCATTTGTGAAAGTGGAAGACAGAAGCTG CCGTTACAGACCATTTTATCTACAATTATCCAGTTTTCCTGTTCTCAACTATTCTGCTCCAAAACCTTATAGTCCATTTGATATAGATAAGAAGAATGCTAGTGGCCAAAAGCAAACTCAGTCTAAACAAAG aaacaaaacaaatagtgaCCAAGACTGTGGTGGTCCAGTTCAACTTCCTCTAAAGGATAAGAAAAAGAAAGGGTATTGTGAATGTTGTATGAGGAAATATGAAGATCTGCAAACT catctTGAAAGTGAACCACACCAAAACTTTGCACAGAGCACCCAATATCAAGTTGTGGATGATATAATATCCAAGTTTGTTTATGACTTTGTAGACTACAGAGATGatgcacaaaaaatgaaaag GACAAAATGTATTATGGGATACTTTTCTCCTGTTATTGGAAACATAACTAAAACGGATGAGCTGAAAGAACAACTAAAAAGACAACACATTTCATTCAGGTGTTATTCTTGGAAAGATTCTAAAGTGCAGGAACTAAAACAGGACCATCAACACACAAAAGTATCCCAGAGTTCGGTACAAAAACTTAACTCCATTTCTGAACCTGTATGTTCTATTCTTCCTTGTCATTCATCATTTCCTTCCAAAGTAGTAAGTAAATTCAAAAGTAATGCTGAAAATGGTAAAATAGAAGATTCCTGTGCTTTAAATCTAAAAGAGACTGGTTTATCACCAAACTTCATACAGCTACCTCCCCAGAAAGACAACAAAACATACCTTGAGAACTTATCTGAATTTTATGGGCATTCTCGTAATAAAGTATTTGAACCTGAAGTAACTTTAAATAGAAAGAATTTGCAAGGAGTGCAAACAAAGTTATATACTCGTGGTCTAGTCACTGATAGTAgtgaaaaagacaaaaatacctcACAGCCAAAACGAAAATTAAATAATCCATTTGTTCTACCAGCaaaatatttgaagaaaacaGATGCCAATTCAGCATTTACCAAAAAACAGTTAGATTTTGGTGTGGATAATGATCCACAGAGAGAGCATCATATAGTTCTGAAGACTGAGACCCTATCACATTGTCTTTCTACAAGCAAAGCAACTAGTGAATGTGCTATCGATAGTGGACCCAGCTCACCTTCTAGAAAGCTGCACAGAAAAGTAAAACTTTcctcaggaaaaaataaaagaggaaaCCGGAAACAGAATATGGAGTTATGTGTAAAGCAAACTGATGATTTATCTGttactgaagaaaagaaaaatgcatgtTGCTCCCCAATGCAGACTCTGGTGGAATTATTTCAGACAAGTGAAGTAAATTCAGATTTTGGGGGTTTTACAAGTTATCCTGAGAAAAAAGATTCAAGTTGCCTGAAAGATATTTGGGAAGGACAAAATGCAAATTCTCTGTGGTCattattttcttcttcctcttcaacCCCATTTATCGGATTTTAA